Part of the Capsicum annuum cultivar UCD-10X-F1 chromosome 12, UCD10Xv1.1, whole genome shotgun sequence genome is shown below.
CAAATGCTATATGCTCGGCATGCTTTCATTCATCATCAAGGTGGGCTTTGTTGCTAATAGTTGTTCACTGCATTCATCACTTCACAACTAATGCTCTTTGTACTTGCTTAAAATCCTCAGGATTATGATTGCCTCTGTATCCTTTCTTCTTGATTACGAGAAAATTGAAGATGATTCTGATAGTGATATGTCAGACAGTGAAGATGAGCAGCCAGCCAGCCAGCCTCAGGTTGTGCTAAATAAAGAAGCTATTTATAAGGTTGGTTCTGATATTAAATCCTTTATGAGCATTCCTTATATAATACACGTCTGTGGAGCAATAATGCCTACACTAGTGATCACAGTGAATGGCTTATAATTCTAATGTGTGTGATTCATTAAATGTTTTTTTTGATCCATGTCAGCATATTTGTTTCACTTTTATTTaggcacaatacataaacatgccctttaacttggcCTCAGTTAAcctctatgacctccaactttggatgTGAACTGAGgccaagttaaagggcatgtttatgtattatgctttttttttttttttaattcaatgatattattgATCTTATTTGGCACTAGCATAGAATAAAGGTCTGTTCAAGATGTAGTGCATTCCGGTTTAGGTCGGAAAACATGCAGATGAACTTTTGCAGTCAGATCTGATCCTTTTGTTTTGGAGTGGAATAATGACTTTCCATATTCTGATCTTTGAATGCCAGAAAAAATTACAACCGATGTCTCTGGTTTTCAGTACTTAGCTTAGTTCTCACTCTCAAAACTCAAGAGAGTAATGAAAGTTTGTCCTCTGTTGTGGTAAATATTCATCAATGTTGTTGTACTTATGACTACTTGCACATCTAGGCAAATAATAAGGGTACATCGTCCagcaaaaagaaaaagcaagcaAAGTTGCAGCGTGCCGTTCGCAGCATGAAGAAGCAGCAGCGCATGCAATCCGAAAATAACAACAGTAGTTATTATTCCCCATTAAACCACTTAAAGGATGCTCAGGTTTCTTTAGTTCTTAGTACTCTATGATGCAGTCTTTGTGATTTGGAATCTGTGGAGAAGATACCTATAATACATATTTTCTTTCAGGGATTTGCTGAAAAGCTGTTCTCACGTCTTCAAACTTGCAACGAGAGGTTTGAGGTAGAttacctttctttacttcctGTACTCTTGCTTTTGGTTCAACTGGAATGAACTTTCCAGTGTAGTTTTTCCTTGGGGGCCATCACTTGAAATTACATATTTGGTCATAACCCGTCTCCTTCCAGGTTAAGATGATGATGCTGAAAGTAATTGCCCGCACAGTTGGGCTTCATCACTTGATTTTGTTGAACTTCTATCCTTACCTTCAGAGATATGTTCAGGTATCCAATTATGAAATTTCCTTTGGGATCACAGTTGATATTTCTTTTGGCAGTGTACTTCCACGTTCATTCTTAAGGTTAAAGCATGGCTGTTCTTATAATTGCAGCCCCATCAGCGTGATGTGACAAATTTGCTTGCTGCAGCGGTCCAAGCATGTCATGATATGGTATGGGCATTTTGTTctgtaatttctttttgtttctttcgATAAACTTGCTAGCTGCTCAGATGATATCTTATCTTGATAGGTGCCTCCTGATGCAGTTGAACCATTGTTTAAACAAGTAGTTAATCAGTTTGTGCATGATCGTTCAAGGCCTGAGGTATTCACAATGACCTCATATCTCATTAGGATCATATATGTTGTATGCACACAAAATTCATGCTATATCTGTATTCAACATTTGCAGGCCATATCTGTTGGACTCAACGTAATCCGAGAAATATGCTTACGCATGCCTTTGGTATGTACAACATTTGTTCAAGTGTTtttcatttataaattattatatactGTTTTACATGTTAATATATTCACAACTTTTGTCATTTCatctttttgttttagttgatgaCAGAAGATTTGCTACAAGACCTTGTGTTGTATAGAAAATCGAATGAGAAGGCAGTTTCTGCAGCAGCTCGATCACTTCTGACTTTGTTCAGAGAGGTATGAAGAATTTCCCTCTTTCCCTTTCTCTTTAAATATGCCTGTTATGAATCAGTGAAGTTTTATTTGATTCAACCGCAACAATTGCTTGCAGGTTTGCCCTTCACTTCTAGTTAAGAAGGACAGAGGGCGCCCTACAAACCCAAAAGCAAGGCCCAAGGAATTTGGTGAGGTTAGTGTTGCCAGCAGTGTTCCTGGCATTGAGTTGCTGGATCAGGATGatgatgatagtgatgatgatgtaGAGGAGGGGTCTATTGGCTTGTCTGACCATGATGATCGAAGTGATGAAAATGTTGACCCTGGCGAAGAGGATGTCAACTGTGAAAACGATGAAGATAATGCTTCTGACGATGAATCCGGTGCTGATCATCAAAGTTATGATGAATGCGATAGTGACGAAGATAATAAATCACAAGTTGCTGAAGAGTTTTCAGAAGACGATGCAATTGATAGTGCTGATGCCACTGATGATGATGAGAGTGATGGCGATGAAGAGGATATTGATGGTAGTAAAATGCAGGATAATAATAGCTCGGCTTCTGAAGGGGATGATGTGGACGAAAAGGAATCTCAaggaataaaaaggaaaatatctGATATTGATGTAAATGCTGCCAGTAATAGCCTTCGTGCTTTAAAGAAATTAGCAGGGGCAAAAATGGAAAATAACTCCTTGAATATGGAGGATGGTATTCTATCTAATGAGGACTTCAAAAGAATCAAAGAACTCAAGGTATGCTGATTACGAAGAAACTGAAGCCTGCGTACAACTTCTGATGTCCTGAACTTCATCCTGCAAAAGTGTGTATCGTTTTTGCTGTAACATTTCTCTGTTTTTACTCATTAGGCCAAAAAGGATGCACGGAACGTTTTAGCACAGCATGGATTTAAGCTTCCTAGCTCAGACCAGCTTAGCACTAAAAGAGTTGATGCTGCTAAACTTGAGGTTGGCTGCTTACACTTCCACAGCATTACTCTTCTGCAGTCACTATTGTGTTTGGAATTACGAATTGGTTCAGAAGGAAATGCTTTCCTTGTTAAAAAAAgaggggaaaaaaaaaaagaaaacgctTCCCCTATGTTAAGCTGATCGCTGGACACAAACTTTTGTCCCCTTTTGTTTGATTTACTTTAGGAGTTGGTGTTTTGTTTCTTGTTAATTGCTATCTTTTGCCCTAACAGGATGCATCTTATGCTATTACTTTGACTACTTTTAGGTTAACATACGGAAGAAGCTTAGCAAGGAAGAGAGACTGGCGATTATCCGGGCTGGCAGAGAAGATAGAGGGAGATACCAGGCTAAAACTGctctgaagaagaaaaaggtacaTTTATTGTTTTCGTATGATTTCATTTATGCGAGTTATTTGTATGGTGTGATTACATTTGCGTTTCAATTTTGCAGACGGGTGGTTCCAGCAATCAGCAAAAAGAACACAAAAAGTTCATGCCAATAGCAGCAAAGAGATCCAAGTTAGCAAGATCTAAGATAGAGAAAAAGAGGAAGCAGCAGCGCGCTGGCAAACAATTTCGAGGGAGAAAAGCTTGGAAGTAAAGTGAAGACTAGTTTTCTTCATCCcaattttgttaaaagaaaaaaagcagAGAAGGCAGAAAACACGCCATGCTTTaatattgcttttattttttcttgtcgGATTGTGcaattttgtttgtgtttttgatCCTAATTTATTTTAGAACAACTGTCAGAGAGTGAATTTTTATCCGAAATAGCAGAGTGATTCTTTCTCTTCATATGCGTTTTTCTTCTTAAACAAAGTTTGATAATTGTGTgaccaagaagcttcaaataacTAGTGTCAGTTGTGTGAGACATATAATAAAGTTAGTCGAAGCTCCCTATGTATATGGTGAGCAAAAACTGTTTTGTCACAATATTTTGTTATGGGCAGGTGAGACTTTGGCCAAGTATCCTACGAAGAAACTCCGGGGAAGTGGTTGCGTATCCTCTCTTTGGCACTCATCCTTGGCTC
Proteins encoded:
- the LOC107850341 gene encoding protein SDA1 homolog isoform X1, coding for MSPVSGCHALSELTAEGISASGLTSEKLSLPILQSKMKCDPEGYLSELKLVYKQFKSSVDLLEQQAALNFTSLSGVSTDPTVSKDLGDRAMFLAHVTPFYTKELEKFPNELANLLNSSARSLPSGLRVHVTQALILLINRKIVDIGETLALFMELQTLGDRVLRKLAFSHVIHSIRHMNQKHKNDKKNRALQNVLFALLQQEDEAKAKRSLITLCELHRRKVWFDDRTANAICSACFHSSSRIMIASVSFLLDYEKIEDDSDSDMSDSEDEQPASQPQVVLNKEAIYKANNKGTSSSKKKKQAKLQRAVRSMKKQQRMQSENNNSSYYSPLNHLKDAQGFAEKLFSRLQTCNERFEVKMMMLKVIARTVGLHHLILLNFYPYLQRYVQPHQRDVTNLLAAAVQACHDMVPPDAVEPLFKQVVNQFVHDRSRPEAISVGLNVIREICLRMPLLMTEDLLQDLVLYRKSNEKAVSAAARSLLTLFREVCPSLLVKKDRGRPTNPKARPKEFGEVSVASSVPGIELLDQDDDDSDDDVEEGSIGLSDHDDRSDENVDPGEEDVNCENDEDNASDDESGADHQSYDECDSDEDNKSQVAEEFSEDDAIDSADATDDDESDGDEEDIDGSKMQDNNSSASEGDDVDEKESQGIKRKISDIDVNAASNSLRALKKLAGAKMENNSLNMEDGILSNEDFKRIKELKAKKDARNVLAQHGFKLPSSDQLSTKRVDAAKLEVNIRKKLSKEERLAIIRAGREDRGRYQAKTALKKKKTGGSSNQQKEHKKFMPIAAKRSKLARSKIEKKRKQQRAGKQFRGRKAWK
- the LOC107850341 gene encoding protein SDA1 homolog isoform X2, with the protein product MSPVSGCHALSELTAEGISASGLTSEKLSLPILQSKMKCDPEGYLSELKLVYKQFKSSVDLLEQQAALNFTSLSGVSTDPTVSKDLGDRAMFLAHVTPFYTKELEKFPNELANLLNSSARSLPSGLRVHVTQALILLINRKIVDIGETLALFMELQTLGDRVLRKLAFSHVIHSIRHMNQKHKNDKKNRALQNVLFALLQQEDEAKAKRSLITLCELHRRKVWFDDRTANAICSACFHSSSRIMIASVSFLLDYEKIEDDSDSDMSDSEDEQPASQPQVVLNKEAIYKANNKGTSSSKKKKQAKLQRAVRSMKKQQRMQSENNNSSYYSPLNHLKDAQGFAEKLFSRLQTCNERFEVKMMMLKVIARTVGLHHLILLNFYPYLQRYVQPHQRDVTNLLAAAVQACHDMVPPDAVEPLFKQVVNQFVHDRSRPEAISVGLNVIREICLRMPLLMTEDLLQDLVLYRKSNEKAVSAAARSLLTLFREVCPSLLVKKDRGRPTNPKARPKEFGEVSVASSVPGIELLDQDDDDSDDDVEEGSIGLSDHDDRSDENVDPGEEDVNCENDEDNASDDESGADHQSYDECDSDEDNKSQVAEEFSEDDAIDSADATDDDESDGDEEDIDGSKMQDNNSSASEGDDVDEKESQGIKRKISDIDVNAASNSLRALKKLAGAKMENNSLNMEDGILSNEDFKRIKELKAKKDARNVLAQHGFKLPSSDQLSTKRVDAAKLEVNIRKKLSKEERLAIIRAGREDRGRYQAKTALKKKKTGGSSNQQKEHKKFMPIAAKRSKLARSKIEKKRKQQRAGKQFRGRKAWK